The DNA segment CTATCATTTTGGGTCCGGCGATTTCGCGGAATGCGTAAGTTGGACACTGCAGGGACCAGCTTACGAATTTCAGAGTCTCCTTGGGCCGCCGCCGAACGAAGCGCAACAGGCGCTTATCCGGCAGTGGCTTACGGAATTGCCTCAAGCGGGCGGAAAGTAATTCTCCGCCCGTTTTTTATTGAGGTTCTCTTTACTTTCTTATTTAACAAAATAAGCAAGTAAAGAGATGAACAATGGTCTGGCGGATAATGGGAAAGGCAATATCAGGCATGACTGCCCGCCACGTATCCGGTGGTCCAGCACAATTGCAAAGAGTAGCCGCCGGAGGGACGGCGCACGTGCAGAAGGTCTCCGGTGATGTAGAGATTATCGAAAAGCAGTGAGCGCATGGTCTTCATATCCATCTCTTCCAGCACCACGCCTCCATCCGCCACGACAGCCCGGTCAAACCCCATAAGATGGGTGATGGTAAGCGGCAAGGCTTTCAGCGTGCGTGCTATCAGCTTTCGTTCTTCTTTGGTCACGCTGTGTACTTTTTTCTTCTCATCTATTTTGGAAAGAAGTTTTAAAAGATGGGTAGATGTGCCTGGGGGCGCTATCTCTTTAAAAACATTCTTCAGGTCCCTGTTCTTGTTCGCATCAAACGCCTTCCGTATGCGCTCATCCAACGCCCCCAAGTCGAGCTCCGGAAATGCATCAATGATGGCGGTTGCCGTTCCTGCCTGAAGCATATCTCCTACTTTGTCGGCGCTATTTAATATGATGGGGCCGGAAATTCCAAAATGCGTGAATAGCAAACTGCCAGTGCGCGAAAACTGTTTTTTGCCTTCCACAGAGAACGTGATTTTCATGGATTTGAGCGTTACGCCCGCAAGCGCCTTCACCCATGCCTCGCGGACTGCCAGAGGCACAATAGTGGGCGTTGGCGCCTTCACTTTGTGCCCCAGGTCTCTTAACCACGCAAAGCCGTCTCCCGTTGAGCCCGTCTCGGCGTGCGACATGCCGCCTGTAGCAAGAATGATCGCTCCTGCTGTATACGAAACCGAGCCGCACTGTACGCCCAAAACCTTCCGGCCATCCGTATTAATACGCGTTGTCTTCGCTTCCGTGCACACCGTCACCTTACCGTCGCGAAGATATGTTTCGAGCACCCGGAATATATCAAGCGCTTTTTGCGTCTTGGGGAAAGCGCGTTTGCGGTCTTCCACAACTAACGGAAGCCCCCGCGATTCAAAAAACTTGAAAGTGCTCTCAACGCCAAATTGCGAAAATGGCGAGGGCAGAAAACGCCCGCCGTTGCCGTAGTGCGCGAGAAGCTTGTGCGTATCAAATTCCGCGTTGGTGACGTTGCATCTGCCTCCGCCCGTGATTTTTAGTTTTTCACCAAGACGCTTATTCTTTTCCAGAAGCAACACGCGCTTGCCTCTTTCGGCCGCGCGTCCGGCCGCCATCATGCCCGATGCCCCGCCTCCAATGACAATGACATCGAATATTTCCTGTCTCATTTTTATCAGCATACGCTCATCTCTACTACTTGCCTATTTAACAATATAAGCAAGTAGATGAATTAGGCTTCCAGGTCGAGCGTTTGGTCAATACGTATCTGACTCACAAATTCCGGTACGTGGCTTACCAGTATCATGGCTCCCGTGTAGGCATCTAAAGCCTTGGCAATAACGGGCAAGTGGCGGAAGTTCATATGATTCGTAGGCTCATCCAGGATAAGCAGTCCCGGTTTCTGCAGTACCAGCCGTGCCAGCGACACCAAGCCTTTCTGGCCCTCCGAGAGACTGCCTACTTTGGCCTTAATGGCCTCCGAGTTTATTAAAAATCCCGCGGCAACGGAGCGGAGCTTTTCTTCGTCCACTTCATTTGTTGCCGACGCGAGCGACTGATATACCGTGTCTTCCGGCTTCAGCATAGAGAAATCCTGGCGGTAATATCCCACTTTCACGCCCGAAGTAATATGGGCCCCTTTTGCCGTGCCGTGCGCCAGAGACTCAAGCAGAGTGGACTTACCAATGCCGTTGGGACCTATAAGAAGCAGATGTTCATTTCTGCGAAGCGAAATATTAGTTTTCTTTGTGACCACTTTGTGGTTTTTCATGAGAGAAAACGAAGTCACCGACAAAAGCTCCCCTGAAACTTCAATGTCTGCCGGAATGGCGAAGGGACGGATGGTTTTGTCTTCCTTGCGCACATCAACCTGCTCTTCTTCAAGTTCCGCGGCTTTCTCGCGCATACGTTTGGCAAGCAATCGCAATCGTCCTCCCTTCATGGCAAAAAAGTTTGCCTTCTCTTTTTTCTCTATTGCCTCCTTGGCAAGTCGCGCATTCTTGCTGTTCTCTTTTTCGATGCGCACAGCTATTTGCGCCACCACATCGAAATAGTTTCCAATATAATTTTCCAGAAAGTGCGTGAATACATCCAGATAGAGCACGCCCTGGGTGAATGCATTCAAGAAATCAGCGTCATGTGAGATGACAATGCATGTGTTGGGGTAGCCAATAATGAACTTGGTGAGATGCGCAATGCCCGCCTTATCCAGATTGTTGGTCGGCTCGTCCAAAAGCAGAACATCCGGTTCCTGGATAAGTGCCGCGGCAAGTAGCAGCCGCGCCTGCTGGCCCCCGGAGCACGCCGTAATCCGCCGCTCAAGGGGTACCGATAAATTCACTGCCTCCAGCGCCGAGGCTATGCGCGGATCGATATCGTATATTTTTTTTGGGAACGACCTCTCAAAAAATTCCCGTATCGTGAGCTTCAAATATTCATGCGGCATGGCCTGCTTTGCTAGGGCGACAGTAAGTTCGGAGTCCACAATAACCTTGCCACGGTCCGGACGGAGTTCTTTCGTGATGAGATGGAACAGCGTGCTTTTGCCCGCCCCATTCTGTCCCATCAGGGTCAACTTCGCGCCGCGTCTCACGCTAAAACTCACCCCTTCCAAAATGGGTTTATGTGGCCCTCGCTCGAACGAGACCTCTTCAAATCGCATAATAACTTCGTTTTTAGCCATACAGGATTGCCGCTGTAGACAGCAAACTCTATAGTTCTAGACTCCCAGTTCTGAACCGCAAAAAACGGCAGTTTTTGAATTTCATACTTCAGAACCCAATTTTAAATCAAAAAGCCCGTGTTTACGCTGAAACCGGTGTTTGCGGGTATAGTAAAAGCACATCAAATACCGTTTTATATATCTCCTTTTACGAGCGGGGGTCTGGGACTATGCTAAAATGGGACTATGCGGCTACTGCTTCCAGCGATTTGTCCGAAGGCATACTAAATAAATCTGGCCTTGCATCCCGCAATTGTTTAAGCGCGAGGTTCGCCGCCGTGAGGGTGGCGTAGTTTCTGAATGGCGCGGAAGCATCTGCCGCGCCTCCGGTATTATGGTGAGCTTTTTCATGTATGTATACATCAGCAGCATGCTCCATGCCTGCAGCCAGAGTAGACCTGTGAAGATGGATTGAAAATCCATCGCTAAAACCAGCGGCAACGACCTGACCGGCCTTTTTTGCTTTATATACTCTGATCTCCGATGGCCGGTTATTGGGCAGGTAGACATCAATGGCAGTAAGTGTTTCTAAAAGTTCTTTTTCTTCTGTGCTTAATTCTTCGTTCGGAATATGTTCCACATCGGTCATTTCACGTAGTCGATCCATATAGGTTGGAAGGCCAACTGTCTCAAGCGCCGAACAAACCGCCGAGGGGAAAGTAACAAGTTCCAGTCCCACGTGTTGATTCTCATGCATTGCGTCAAAGTCTTGGGATCGGACATCGCGTATGGCGGTATTTTTTCCAAACATTTCTTGAAAAACACGTTTCCATGTCTCCCCATCTTTTGGCCAGAACTTTGTTTCGAATTCGAGTTTTTCCGCACCGCTCCAATTTTGACCTGCGGAATTTGCTTTGAATAAAAACTGTCTGATGGCATCCGGCGCGCTAAGTTCTGATAACGCATTCCCGATGAGTGGTTCCAATTCATCTTTTGCAACCTGCCGACGATCCCGATTTTTTATCTCAAGGTTAGGGAAATGATAGCTGAAGAGTAAGCTATGCTGGCCTGGTATAAGAATCTGCTTGACATAGAGCATTCCTCCGTCGAGAGATAATATATCTCCCACAGATGTCCTTTGTACCGGCTGGAGTCGTTCAAAAGAAAGTATCTTTGTATCTATGTTACGGAACTCTTGAACAAGTTTTTGCGTTGGGTTTTCGAAAGTTGTAGAGCTCGACTGATACCGTTGCTCTGTATCATCGTCGGGCAATTTACCCTTTACGCCATGCGTTATCCGGTACACCACTCGGTCTACGCGTTTATCGCCAATTTCCTGTTGCTGGACTTCTGGTTTGGCAACCCATTGCTGGGAACGAAGCACCATCTCGTTGCCGCTTCGGAGTGCCGCGGCAGACACCATTTTAAGTCCTTCACCGAATTTTCCTGCACTTTCTGATCCTCCCTTGGTTGATTGTAATACACCGAGCCAGCGGTAGTCGTAGCCCCGTCCGTCATCGTATATCTTCAGGGCCGCTATCTGATCGCTAGCATAATCTTTAAATTCGTCATGGGAGTGCCATTTATTATCTCTTGTTTTAAAGCGGAGACCGAACATCGTTCCTCCCGAATCTCTTGGAAGGTGATTCTGCGCAGCGTCAAGTAACATGCGCTCCTCGTTCCATAATTCTTTTCCGTATTCAAGCGTCAAAGAGGTCGGCAGTATCTCCTCATATGAATCGGGTGTAGACTCCTTGTCGCTCTTAACGCCGGCTACAAGAAGCGCGTTTTTTAGTGCGTATGGGAAATTTATCCTTTTTAGGGGCTTATTCTTGAAAATCTCCGGAATTTCGTAATCAGTCTCAATAACCGCATCTTCACCAAATGCTTCATGGAAAGCAGTTTTCCATGCTTCCGGGTATTGTGGCTTGAGATGGTATAAGGAGCACTCCAGCGCATTCGGATTGAGCTGGCTTTTCTTAAGGAGGGTTTTAATAATGTTCTTGCGTGAAAGTTCCGACAAAACCGTTGCTATTTTTCTATCAAGGTTATCTGTGATGATGGCATCCCGATCGCGATTTGTTTCTGCGTCATCAAAGTTATAGGAGAGCAGGGAGTCCTCGGTTGTCACCTGAATGCCTTTTACAAAAAATCCGCCTGGTTCCGTATCCACAATCTGCCCTGTCGTACCGATAAATGCCGGCCGATAATTTTCCCGAAGAGCGAGGACCTTTTTCTCCATGCCCAGAACCTCGCGCACAAAAGGTTTCGTAGGATGTCGAAAGGTCGTTCGGGAACCGACCATGGGCTTTCCATCAAGATATTGGACGCCGAAGGAAAGCTGCTCTACCGGCTGTTGTTTTTGATGCCGCGTATCGTGGAAAGTAACCGGCTTGGCCATTGGTTTTGCGAGCCAATTCTGGGATTCATACTCCAAGTTGAGTCCCTCCCGAAGCGCTGCTGCCGCTACCATTTTCATTCCTTCGCCAAATTGCCCACGCGATTCTTGTTCGCCAGATTTTGTTGAATAGAGTAATGCAAGGCTCTTTGCATCAAAGCCCACACCATCGTCCACGAAACGCACGGCTTCAATTTTCTCCGGTTCAGCCCTAGCTTCTACCAAAGAAACCCACTCGCCATCTATCTGGCATTGCACCCACACGCGCTCACCCTTGGAATCGGTTGGCAAGTGGTTTTGTACGCCATCAAGACAGACTCTCTCAACTCCCCAATGCTTTTTCTCATAATCAAGCGTGAGAGAAGTATCGAGCGTTTCTTCACGCTCGATTTTTTCAGGCCTTTTTTGATTCAGAATTTCGTCATCAGCAAATTCCGGTGCATGTTCTACGACACGATCAATATGCCGCAGTTGCCGTAATGTGGCGACAGCTTTTTCTGCCAAAAGATAAGAACGGCTAGAGACGCCGTACTGCGGTATAGACTCTCTCCTTCTTCTAAAAGGCGGGATTGAGCGAAGCGTTGTTTCGAGATACGACTTCCACCTTTCCAGAGCAGTTTCCTCTTTCTCGCGATGTTCGGGTGCGTAACGATCGGTAAGTTGCAGTACGCGAGTTAAGCGCAAACGGTCCCGATCGTCAAGGTTGCCATGCTCAAGAAATTCCAGCATTTCAGTTCGTGATGACTCAAGCGTTTTTTGAGCTTCAAAAAATTGAGCTTCTGTGCGTGAATTTTCCATACAGTTATAGTATAGCAGAAATTCAATAATATTTCCAGCGGCGATTCAAAGGTAGTGGCCCCTTTGTCGGATCAAAAACCAAAAACAGTCTCCAAGAGGCTGTTTTTCATCGTGCGCGCGGAGAAGACGCCGGAAAAATCATAGGGCACCGATGATTTATGCGCGGACAAGTGACACGATGTGGTCTATCGCAGTGGCAAGGTCCGAATACTGCGGAATGCCGTACCGCTCGCAGACGATGTCGACATTGCCCTTCCGCCAAAAGCCGTCGGGACAGACGACCATCAGTTTGCCGCTTTGCGCATAGAGCCCCATTTCCAAAAGCGAAATGGGAGATTTGGTATTCGGGTCAAAATACATGACAATATGATCGCTTTTTGCAAGAGCATCAAGTTCCCACTCGACTTGCGCGCGAAAAGCAGGATTGTCTTTTCGCTGTTCCCAGGTTGCGTCCCAACCATCCCGCCGCGGGTTCAGCAGAACCACCATTTCATCCGTAAGTTTTTGCACGACCATAGCCTGCCAATGTTCCGCAGTATCCATTTCAATGCTTCCTGCAAGAAAAATCTTGGGGTCGGTGGTTTCCGGTATCTGCTGTAGTGGTTTTATTTCAAGCATAGTACCTATGAAGCCCGATTGTAAGCTTTCTTTAAGCCCCCAATAAATTTCTTAATTTTAATTACTTTTAAGTTTCCGTCTATGCTGCGGGAACCATTTTGAGAGA comes from the bacterium genome and includes:
- a CDS encoding NAD(P)/FAD-dependent oxidoreductase; amino-acid sequence: MLIKMRQEIFDVIVIGGGASGMMAAGRAAERGKRVLLLEKNKRLGEKLKITGGGRCNVTNAEFDTHKLLAHYGNGGRFLPSPFSQFGVESTFKFFESRGLPLVVEDRKRAFPKTQKALDIFRVLETYLRDGKVTVCTEAKTTRINTDGRKVLGVQCGSVSYTAGAIILATGGMSHAETGSTGDGFAWLRDLGHKVKAPTPTIVPLAVREAWVKALAGVTLKSMKITFSVEGKKQFSRTGSLLFTHFGISGPIILNSADKVGDMLQAGTATAIIDAFPELDLGALDERIRKAFDANKNRDLKNVFKEIAPPGTSTHLLKLLSKIDEKKKVHSVTKEERKLIARTLKALPLTITHLMGFDRAVVADGGVVLEEMDMKTMRSLLFDNLYITGDLLHVRRPSGGYSLQLCWTTGYVAGSHA
- a CDS encoding ATP-binding cassette domain-containing protein; this translates as MAKNEVIMRFEEVSFERGPHKPILEGVSFSVRRGAKLTLMGQNGAGKSTLFHLITKELRPDRGKVIVDSELTVALAKQAMPHEYLKLTIREFFERSFPKKIYDIDPRIASALEAVNLSVPLERRITACSGGQQARLLLAAALIQEPDVLLLDEPTNNLDKAGIAHLTKFIIGYPNTCIVISHDADFLNAFTQGVLYLDVFTHFLENYIGNYFDVVAQIAVRIEKENSKNARLAKEAIEKKEKANFFAMKGGRLRLLAKRMREKAAELEEEQVDVRKEDKTIRPFAIPADIEVSGELLSVTSFSLMKNHKVVTKKTNISLRRNEHLLLIGPNGIGKSTLLESLAHGTAKGAHITSGVKVGYYRQDFSMLKPEDTVYQSLASATNEVDEEKLRSVAAGFLINSEAIKAKVGSLSEGQKGLVSLARLVLQKPGLLILDEPTNHMNFRHLPVIAKALDAYTGAMILVSHVPEFVSQIRIDQTLDLEA
- a CDS encoding nucleoside 2-deoxyribosyltransferase domain-containing protein; amino-acid sequence: MLEIKPLQQIPETTDPKIFLAGSIEMDTAEHWQAMVVQKLTDEMVVLLNPRRDGWDATWEQRKDNPAFRAQVEWELDALAKSDHIVMYFDPNTKSPISLLEMGLYAQSGKLMVVCPDGFWRKGNVDIVCERYGIPQYSDLATAIDHIVSLVRA